One segment of Acidovorax sp. DW039 DNA contains the following:
- a CDS encoding DUF969 domain-containing protein, producing the protein MLNDVNLWPLIGVAIIIVGFVLRFNPMLVVIVTAVGTALAAGFPIDKILATIGTGFIKTRNLPLIILLPLAVIGLLERHGLRQHAQNWISSIKSATAGRLLIVYLAARQLTAAIGLTSLGGHPQMVRPLLAPMAEGATEARYGTLPERIRHKLRAFSAATDNVGLFFGEDIFVAFGAIVLMTTFLHEAGIDVEPLHVAFWGIPTAICAFAIHAWRLYRLDGVLARELKAEGIEPLSASAVSAASSNKAA; encoded by the coding sequence ATGCTTAATGACGTCAATCTGTGGCCGCTCATCGGGGTGGCCATCATCATCGTGGGCTTTGTCCTGCGGTTTAACCCCATGCTGGTCGTGATCGTCACGGCCGTGGGCACCGCCCTGGCCGCCGGGTTTCCCATCGACAAGATCCTGGCCACCATCGGCACAGGTTTCATCAAGACGCGCAACCTGCCGCTCATCATCTTGCTGCCCCTGGCGGTGATTGGCCTGCTGGAGCGCCATGGCCTGCGCCAGCATGCGCAAAACTGGATCAGCTCCATCAAGTCGGCCACCGCAGGCCGCCTGCTCATCGTGTACCTGGCTGCGCGCCAGCTCACTGCGGCCATTGGCTTGACCAGCCTGGGCGGCCACCCGCAAATGGTGCGCCCGCTGCTGGCCCCCATGGCCGAAGGCGCGACCGAAGCCCGCTACGGCACGCTGCCTGAGCGCATTCGCCACAAGCTGCGCGCCTTCTCGGCCGCGACAGACAACGTGGGCCTGTTCTTTGGCGAAGACATCTTTGTCGCCTTCGGTGCCATCGTGCTGATGACCACCTTCCTGCACGAAGCGGGCATTGATGTGGAGCCACTGCACGTTGCGTTCTGGGGTATTCCCACCGCCATCTGCGCGTTTGCCATCCATGCCTGGCGCCTGTACAGGCTGGACGGCGTGCTCGCCCGTGAGCTGAAGGCCGAGGGCATCGAGCCCTTGTCCGCTTCTGCTGTGTCTGCAGCGTCTTCCAACAAAGCTGCCTGA